The following nucleotide sequence is from Rhodothermales bacterium.
GCTCCTCTTCTTGCAGGAGGACGGCACGACGGAGTCCACCCCTCTCGGCCAGCTTCACGAGGAGGCCCTGCACTACGCCCGGAGCCTGCGTGCCCGAGGCGTCGCGCGGGGCGACCTGGTCATCCTCGTGTTCCCTCACTCGGGCGACCTCATCACGGCCTTCTTGGCCACGCTGTACCTAGGCGCGCTCCCGGCCATCGCCCCGTATTTCAACCCGCAGGCGCCCCTCGACGTGTACCAGGGGCAGGTCCAGAAGCTGGTAGCCTCCGTGGGCGCGCGTGCCGTCGCAACCTCGGCCGCGCTCGAACGAACCCTGATCCCGTTCCTCGCCGAGACCGGCTGCGAGGTGGTGGGACTCGCTGGGGAGCAGACGCCTGCGGACCCCGCGCCGCTCCACCCATACCTCGCCGCCGGACACGAGACCGCATACGTGCAATTCTCCAGCGGGACGACCAGCCTGCCCAAAGGGGTGATGCTGTCCCACGAGGCCGTGCTGGAGTACTTGCGCACCTCGTGTGACACGTTCGCCTATACCGAGGACGACGTCACCGTGGGCTGGCTCCCGCTGTACCACGACATGGGGCTGGTCACCCAGGTTCTGACACCGCTGCTGTCGGGCGTGCCCTCGGTGCTCATCTCGCCGTTCCACTGGATGCGCCGTCCCGAAGCCCTGCTGTCGGCCATCGACCGGTTCCGGGGCACGATCAGCTGGATGCCCAACTTCGCCTTCAGCTACTGCGTGCGGCGTACGCAGCGGCGCGACCTGACAGGCTTGGACCTCAGCAGCTGGCGCATCCTGGGCTGCGGCTCCGAGCCCATCCAAGCCGAGAGCCTGCACCGCTTCGCCGATCGGTTTGCGCCCTTCGGGTTCCGGCGCTCCGCGCTCCTGGCGGGATACGGGATGGCGGAGAACGTCGCCGGCATCACCTTCTCCCCGCTCGACCGGGAGCCGGACGTGGAGTGGGTCTCCGTGCCCGCTCTGCAGCAGCAACGAGCGGTTCCGGCCACGCGAGGCGGGGGCGACACCGTGGCCCTCGTCGGATGCGGGTACCCCAAACCCGGCATCACGCTGCGCATCACGGACGAAGCCGGTCAGCCTGTGCCGGAGCGCCAAGTCGGGGAAGTGTTCGTCCAGAGTCCGTGCCTCTTCGAGGGCTATCTCCGGCAGCCGGACGTGACGGAGGCTGCCTTCCACGGGGACTGGTTTCGCACGGGGGACCTGGGATATCTCGCTGAGGGGCAGCTCTTCCTGTGCGGACGCAAGAAGGACCTGATCATCGTGGGCGGCAGTAACGTGCACCCCGAGCACATCGAAGCCGCCGCGCGCGCGGCCCTGGGCGCGCAGGCGGGCCGGCTGGTCGCCTTCGGCGTGCCGGACGAGCGGGCTGGCACCGAGCGGCCCGTTCTGGTGTGCGAGGCGGCACAGCGCCTTCCCGATGCCGAGCGCGACGCGTTGGCGCAGCGGGTGCGCCAGCGGGCGTTCGACGAGCTAACGATCGCGCTGGGCGAGGTCTGCTTCGTCGACAAGGGCTGGATCGCCAAGACGACGAGCGGGAAGCTGGCGCGCGCGGCCAGCCGGCAGAAGTACCTCGGGCTGCGAGAGGATCGCGACGTCTCCCGATCCGAAGGGCCGCTCGACACGGCGCCGGCCGGGTCGCCGCAGGTGCTCGAACGGCAGCTGCAAACGCTGTTCGAAACCCAGCTCGGCGTCCACCCCATCGACCCCAGCGACAACCTCTTCACCGTCGGCGGCGACTCGATCCAGATCATGAGTGCGCTGGCGGAGATCGAGGCCCGCACGGGCCGGGACGTGCCACTCGAAGCCTGGATGCAGGACCCTACGATCGCGCACTTGGTGACGCTGCTCCGGCAGCAGTCCCTCATCGATCCCGCTTCCCCCGACGGTCCGGCGTCACCCGGTGATGCCCTTCCCGCTCATCCGCCCAGGCATCTCAAAGAGTTCGCTCGCCGGGTGATCGTGGCCTGTCTGCCGTACCCGGTCGGTGCCCGGCTCGTCGCGCGCTTCTTCGGCCAGCCGATGGTGCAACGGCTCCTGTTTCGTGACGAGGTGCGATTCCTGCGTCAGTTCTACCAGTTGATCGAGCAGCCGCTCGTGGACGAGGCCGCGTTCATCCACCAGGCCCTCACGTTCCGGAGGGGCCGTCTCTGGCGCATCGCTGGCCGCGTCCGGGCTACGCCGGAGGACATGAACCGCTGGGGCGAGGTCGTGGGGTGGCCCCGCTTCCAGCGCGCCTACGAGCAGGGGCGCGGGGTCGTGCTCGTGCATGCCCACACGCTCTCCCTCTCCTTCGCGCGGCGTGTTCTCGAGCGACTGATGCCCTCCGATCTCCGCGCGCTCGTCAGCGTGGCCGTGGCGGAGGGCGATCTGACCGACGTAGAGCGGGAGGCCGCCCTGCAGCAGCGCTACGTAGAGCAACTGTACACGTGTCAGAAAACGCTGGAGCGGGGCGGCATCGTCAGCATCGCGGGGGACGATCGCTATGGGGCGAGCCGAGGCGTGACCGTGCCCTTCCACGGCCGGCAGCGCGCGTTCAAAACGGGCTTCGCCCATCTCGCCGTGGCGACGGGCGCGCCGGTCCTCCCCGTCTTCTCATCCTCCGACCTGACGGGGAGGACGACGATCGAATTCGGCGAGCCGCTGGCCTACGCCGATCAGGCTCCCGACGAGCAGGTCGACGCTCTGGTCAGGGCCTACGCAGCCTATCTCAAAGAGAAGTGGAGGGGAGGCGCCGCGAACGTTCCCCCTGCCAAGATGCGCTACCACCAGGCGCTTCCCCCCTCGGCGGCTCCGTGAGGAGACGGCTGCCCCGCCCGCCGGTCCCTTTTGCCCGCATCTCCACGGAGCGCAGCGACCCCGCCGCGCCGCGCCGCGTAGCTTCGGTTCGCATCCTCTTCCCGGCCCGTTCTCCTCTCTTATGCGCCCCGCTCTCCGCGACCTGCTCGACCTCCTCGACCTCGAAAAGATCGAAGAGAACATCTTCCGTGGCTTCAACCGCAACCTCGGCTCGAAGCGCGTCTTCGGCGGGCAGGTGCTCGCGCAGGCGCTCGTCGCGGCGGCCCGGACGGTCGAGCCGGACCGCGTGGCGCACTCGCTCCACGCCTACTTCATCCTCCCCGGTGACATCGAGGCCCCGCTCGTCTACGACGTGGACCGCATCCGCGACGGCGGCTCCTTCACGACGCGGCGCATCCGCGCGGTGCAGCACGGCCGGCCGATCTTCAACATGTCGGCCTCGTTCCAGCGCGTCGAGGACGGGCACGAGCACCAGACGACGATGCCCGACGTGCCCGGACCCGACGGCCTCGCCTCGGAGATCTCCCTCATCCGCGCGATTGCCGACCGCATCCCGGAGCCCCTCCGCGCGACCTACACCCAGGACCGCCCGTTCGAGTTCAGGCCCGTCGATCCGGTGAACCCCTTCGCCCCCGAGCAGCGCCCGGCCGAGCACGCCGTGTGGTTCCGCGCCGTCGACGCCCTGCCGGACGACCTCGCCGTCCACCAGAGCCTCCTCGCCTACGCCTCCGACCACGGCCTCCTGCCCACGGCACTCCGCCCGCACAGCCTCTCGTGGCTCCAGCCCGACCTCCAGATCGCCAGCCTCGACCACGCGATGTGGTTCCACCGCCCCTTCCGCGCCGACGAGTGGCTGCTCTACGTGACGGAGAGCCCAACGGCGTCCGGCGCGCGCGGCTTCACGCGCGGCTCGGTCTACACCCAGGCGGGCGCGCTCGTCGCCACCGTGACGCAAGAAGGGCTGATGCGCCTGCGTGAACCGAAGGGATAACCATCCCCAGGCAGGGCGAACGCCATTCGCCCCTACGCGCGCTTTCCCTCTTCCGCTCTTCCGCTCTTCGGTTCTTCGTTTCCCTGCTCCCGGCTGTCGACGGTGCACGTCGTGTTGATGCCGCCGCGCACGTTGTAGACCGTCGTCACGACGAGGCGCTCGGGGTCGCCGAGCCAGCGGTGGAGGTCTTCGTACATCAGCGCCGTGATGTCCTCCTGCGCCGCGCCGATGTTGCGCCACGAGATGAGGTAGTACTTCAGGCTCTTCAGCTCCAGCAGCCACGAGCCGGGCACGTACTCGATGCGGAGCGTGCCGAAGTCGGGCAGGCCGGAGAACGGGCAGAGCGCGCTGAACTCGCCCATCTCCGTCTCGTACACGACGACCTGTCGCGCGGCGTGCTCGTACGGCATCCGGTGGATCTCGCTCTGCCGCGCCTCGGGCGGGAGGAAGAGGCCGACCTGCCCCTCGGGCCGGATCCCGTAGCGGGCCATGTGTTCGAGCGACTGCTCAGTGTGGTGGAGGGCGCGCTCGCGCGCTTCGGCGAGGCGTTCGGCGATGTCGGGCGAGTCGTTCATGGCGTTCGTGCGGATGGTCGGAGCGGCGCTGCAACGGGCGGACCGGGGGCCGGTTCGTCGGTCGCTGCGAATTTAGCAGAATATCGCCGGGGCGCGGTTGCCCCCGGCGCGTTCGCGTCGCACCTTCGTTGTCCACCGCGATATCCACGATGTGCATGACTGGCTCTCCCACTTCTTCGACACCCTCAGGGCAGGCGCTCGTCCTGTTCTCCGGCGGGCAGGACTCCACGATCTGCCTCTTCTGGGCCAAGCATCCCGACTTCGGCGGCTTCGCGCGCGTCGAGGCGCTCGGATTCCGCTACGGGCAGAAGCACGCCGTGGAACTGGAGCAGGCGCAGCGGATCGCGGACCTCGCGAAT
It contains:
- a CDS encoding AMP-binding protein; this encodes MVEVFLNRVEQAPQYRPLLFLQEDGTTESTPLGQLHEEALHYARSLRARGVARGDLVILVFPHSGDLITAFLATLYLGALPAIAPYFNPQAPLDVYQGQVQKLVASVGARAVATSAALERTLIPFLAETGCEVVGLAGEQTPADPAPLHPYLAAGHETAYVQFSSGTTSLPKGVMLSHEAVLEYLRTSCDTFAYTEDDVTVGWLPLYHDMGLVTQVLTPLLSGVPSVLISPFHWMRRPEALLSAIDRFRGTISWMPNFAFSYCVRRTQRRDLTGLDLSSWRILGCGSEPIQAESLHRFADRFAPFGFRRSALLAGYGMAENVAGITFSPLDREPDVEWVSVPALQQQRAVPATRGGGDTVALVGCGYPKPGITLRITDEAGQPVPERQVGEVFVQSPCLFEGYLRQPDVTEAAFHGDWFRTGDLGYLAEGQLFLCGRKKDLIIVGGSNVHPEHIEAAARAALGAQAGRLVAFGVPDERAGTERPVLVCEAAQRLPDAERDALAQRVRQRAFDELTIALGEVCFVDKGWIAKTTSGKLARAASRQKYLGLREDRDVSRSEGPLDTAPAGSPQVLERQLQTLFETQLGVHPIDPSDNLFTVGGDSIQIMSALAEIEARTGRDVPLEAWMQDPTIAHLVTLLRQQSLIDPASPDGPASPGDALPAHPPRHLKEFARRVIVACLPYPVGARLVARFFGQPMVQRLLFRDEVRFLRQFYQLIEQPLVDEAAFIHQALTFRRGRLWRIAGRVRATPEDMNRWGEVVGWPRFQRAYEQGRGVVLVHAHTLSLSFARRVLERLMPSDLRALVSVAVAEGDLTDVEREAALQQRYVEQLYTCQKTLERGGIVSIAGDDRYGASRGVTVPFHGRQRAFKTGFAHLAVATGAPVLPVFSSSDLTGRTTIEFGEPLAYADQAPDEQVDALVRAYAAYLKEKWRGGAANVPPAKMRYHQALPPSAAP
- the tesB gene encoding acyl-CoA thioesterase II, yielding MRPALRDLLDLLDLEKIEENIFRGFNRNLGSKRVFGGQVLAQALVAAARTVEPDRVAHSLHAYFILPGDIEAPLVYDVDRIRDGGSFTTRRIRAVQHGRPIFNMSASFQRVEDGHEHQTTMPDVPGPDGLASEISLIRAIADRIPEPLRATYTQDRPFEFRPVDPVNPFAPEQRPAEHAVWFRAVDALPDDLAVHQSLLAYASDHGLLPTALRPHSLSWLQPDLQIASLDHAMWFHRPFRADEWLLYVTESPTASGARGFTRGSVYTQAGALVATVTQEGLMRLREPKG
- the queF gene encoding preQ(1) synthase, producing MNDSPDIAERLAEARERALHHTEQSLEHMARYGIRPEGQVGLFLPPEARQSEIHRMPYEHAARQVVVYETEMGEFSALCPFSGLPDFGTLRIEYVPGSWLLELKSLKYYLISWRNIGAAQEDITALMYEDLHRWLGDPERLVVTTVYNVRGGINTTCTVDSREQGNEEPKSGRAEEGKRA